The nucleotide sequence GGGAATTTAAAATTAATCGGAGCCCAGGCTTGTGATCGCTTCAGCCAGATCTATTTTACCTTCATATAAAGCTTTCCCGGTAATCACTCCATACATAGAAACCGATGTACCCAATGCGGATAATGCCATAATATCTTTCAAAGAAGAAATACCGCCGGATGCGATTACCTGAAAATTATATCTGCTTAAAATTTCCTTATATGCGTTAAGGTTTGGACCCGCCAATGTTCCATCTTGTGCGATATCCGTAAAAATAATATTACGGATCCCTGCTTGCTGCATCTTTTCCAGAAGGTCCAGATATTTCACACCTGAATCCACTTCCCAACCTGCAATTTTGACGATACCGTCTCTAGCATCCACTGCCACAACAACCCTATCTTCTCCGTATTTTTTAAGAGCGAAATCCAGAAGTTCCGGATTGTTTACTGCGGCGGTTCCGAGAATAAAACGATCAATACCAATCGAATCGTAATATTCCAACTTCTCCTTATCTCGGATCCCTCCACCTAGCTGGATCTTTAAATTAGAAGATTTACGAATTTTTGAAATAGATTCCGTATTGATGCCGATCTGATTTCTTGCACCGTTAAGGTCCACAAGATGTAAAAGAGTAGCACCATTTCTCTCGAAACCTTCTGCAAGTTTCCAAGGTTCGGTTGAGTAGACCGTTTTTTCTTCGTATTTACCTTTGAATAATCTAACGGCGCAATTATCCAACAAATCAATGGCTGGAATTAAAATCATAAGGATCGAATAAAGTTCTCCAGGATCTTTAGACCGAAGGAATAGGATTTTTCGGGATGGAATTGTGTTCCGAAAACGTTTCCTTTTTCGACCACTGCGGGGAACTTCTCCCCATAATAATCGCAGAAGCCGGTGATAGCGGAACTCTCCACTCCAACGGGACGATAGGAGTGTATAAAATAGGCGAAGGATTCGTCTTCCAAATTTTTCAATAAATTACTTTTGGAAGGATTTCTTTTATATAATTTATTCCAGCCGATATGAGGAACCTTGTAGTTTTTTCCCTTAAACTTTCGGATCTTACCTTTGATATAGCCAAGCCCTGGAACGGTCTCATTCTTATTTCCGGAAACAACCTCGTCGGAATCTTCGAATAAAATTTGGAATCCGATACAAATCCCGAACAATGGTTTTCCTGTCTTCACATGATCGTCCACGAAGCTCCTTAAACCGGACTCATTCAGATTTCTCATGGCCTTATCAAAATGACCGTCGCCAGGAAGAATGATCGCATCCGCTTCTTGCAAAACGGAAGGCTCCTTAGTATAAGAAAAATCTTTAGTGAAAAGAGAGATCGCTTTTAAGCAAGAGTGAATATTCCCCATTCCATAATCGAGAACGGCTATCATTCCAAAACACCTTTGGTAGAAGGGATTGCACCGCCTGCAGCAGGATCTATTTCGATCGCCATTCTCAAGGCCTTACCAAAAGCTTTAAAAATAGATTCATGGATATGATGACGATTTTCTCCGTAATGAACGTGGACATGGAGATTCATCTTC is from Leptospira sp. WS58.C1 and encodes:
- the hisA gene encoding 1-(5-phosphoribosyl)-5-[(5-phosphoribosylamino)methylideneamino]imidazole-4-carboxamide isomerase, producing the protein MILIPAIDLLDNCAVRLFKGKYEEKTVYSTEPWKLAEGFERNGATLLHLVDLNGARNQIGINTESISKIRKSSNLKIQLGGGIRDKEKLEYYDSIGIDRFILGTAAVNNPELLDFALKKYGEDRVVVAVDARDGIVKIAGWEVDSGVKYLDLLEKMQQAGIRNIIFTDIAQDGTLAGPNLNAYKEILSRYNFQVIASGGISSLKDIMALSALGTSVSMYGVITGKALYEGKIDLAEAITSLGSD
- the hisH gene encoding imidazole glycerol phosphate synthase subunit HisH, which translates into the protein MIAVLDYGMGNIHSCLKAISLFTKDFSYTKEPSVLQEADAIILPGDGHFDKAMRNLNESGLRSFVDDHVKTGKPLFGICIGFQILFEDSDEVVSGNKNETVPGLGYIKGKIRKFKGKNYKVPHIGWNKLYKRNPSKSNLLKNLEDESFAYFIHSYRPVGVESSAITGFCDYYGEKFPAVVEKGNVFGTQFHPEKSYSFGLKILENFIRSL